In the Kitasatospora terrestris genome, one interval contains:
- the gcvH gene encoding glycine cleavage system protein GcvH, translating into MQFPSNLKYSKDHEWVLVTGNTARVGITEFAQRELGDMVFVDIPTMGKQLAAEEVFGTVEAVKTVSDLFMPVSGKITALNTELDGEPELVNQDPYGDGWMIELTLTDTGELDNLLTAEQYKDLVGQ; encoded by the coding sequence ATGCAATTCCCGTCGAACCTCAAGTACAGCAAGGACCACGAGTGGGTGCTGGTCACGGGGAACACCGCTCGCGTGGGCATCACTGAGTTCGCACAGAGAGAGCTCGGCGACATGGTCTTCGTCGACATCCCCACGATGGGAAAGCAGCTCGCCGCCGAAGAGGTCTTCGGAACCGTGGAGGCGGTCAAGACGGTGAGTGATCTCTTCATGCCGGTATCTGGAAAGATCACCGCCTTGAACACCGAGCTCGATGGCGAACCCGAACTGGTCAACCAGGACCCGTACGGCGACGGCTGGATGATTGAGCTCACCCTGACCGACACCGGCGAACTGGACAACCTGCTCACGGCCGAGCAGTACAAGGACCTCGTCGGGCAGTAG
- a CDS encoding DUF6891 domain-containing protein yields MLEIVVKTENRERHVRVSAEELAGLVRRIGGDGDRFLVVQRIPDLPDVFAQVWHQTGGGYTLEYRDGAADRHFQAMADGPEVVIAAMTGWARQEAGWDGGLVWSLLDMGPAREVPPLDLDEGERVELEERVREVLAGGYVSRAGLAELAEEYLVTQDRRPVSREQAQALADRLWLERVAEQAEWQGETDPERLTRAFTALREAGITARENFTCCRSCGQAEIGAEGGPDARGFVYFHTQCTDSAAAGHGLMLLYGGFDGSSETTTAIGHEVVAALEAVGLPAEWDHDPGRAITVTPLDWRRRLVG; encoded by the coding sequence ATGCTCGAGATCGTGGTGAAGACGGAGAACCGGGAGCGGCACGTCCGCGTGTCCGCCGAGGAACTGGCTGGGCTGGTCCGGCGGATCGGTGGTGACGGTGACCGTTTCCTGGTGGTCCAGCGGATACCCGACCTGCCTGACGTCTTCGCCCAGGTCTGGCACCAGACCGGTGGCGGTTACACGCTGGAGTACCGCGACGGTGCCGCCGACCGGCACTTCCAGGCGATGGCCGACGGGCCCGAGGTGGTGATTGCGGCGATGACCGGCTGGGCCCGACAGGAGGCAGGGTGGGACGGCGGTCTGGTTTGGTCGCTGCTGGACATGGGCCCCGCCCGTGAGGTGCCGCCGCTCGACCTCGACGAAGGCGAGCGCGTGGAGTTGGAGGAGCGCGTCCGCGAGGTGCTGGCCGGCGGTTACGTCTCCCGCGCCGGGCTGGCCGAGCTTGCGGAGGAGTACCTGGTCACCCAGGACCGCCGGCCCGTCTCGCGCGAGCAGGCGCAGGCACTGGCCGACCGGTTGTGGCTGGAGCGGGTCGCGGAGCAGGCCGAATGGCAGGGCGAGACCGACCCCGAGCGGCTCACCCGAGCGTTCACCGCCTTGCGGGAGGCCGGTATCACCGCCCGCGAGAACTTCACCTGTTGCCGCAGCTGCGGCCAGGCCGAGATCGGCGCTGAAGGCGGGCCCGACGCCCGTGGTTTCGTCTACTTCCACACCCAGTGCACGGACTCCGCCGCGGCCGGCCACGGACTGATGCTGCTTTACGGCGGCTTCGACGGCTCGTCCGAAACCACGACCGCCATCGGCCACGAGGTCGTGGCTGCCCTCGAAGCAGTCGGCCTCCCTGCCGAGTGGGATCACGACCCCGGCCGGGCCATCACCGTCACCCCCTTGGACTGGCGCCGCCGCCTGGTCGGCTAG
- a CDS encoding xanthine dehydrogenase family protein molybdopterin-binding subunit — translation MTFPSEPDAVGRDLPRRDGPVKVLGTAGYAGDAPLADAAYLHAVQATIARGRVTALDTTAAEALDGVVAVLTPATAERLASTEDRELAVLQDEEIAFRGQVVALVVADSSEVARHAAALVRVGYAPQAHDVELRADRDDLYAPEKVNPDFPADTSEGDVDAALAAAAVTVDETYTTAMYHNNPMEPHTTAALWDPAGDGFLTLWDSTQGVHPTRAVLAPLFGLDEARVRVVCPYVGGGFGSKGQPHVNVVLAAMAARAVPGRPVRIALTRQQMFALAGYRTPTVQRCRLGADRDGRLTALAVDVVEQTSRIKEFAEQTGVPARMMYAAANRRTTHRLAALDVPVPSWMRAPGECPGMFGPEVAMDELAERLGLDPVELRIRNEPAVEPGSGKPFSSRDLVGCLREGAARFDWARRDPRPGVRRRGDWLVGTGVAASTYPVNRMTKSTATIRREGGRYVAEIGAADLGTGTWTTLAQIAADALGVPVDRVEVRIGDTDHPVASVAGGSSGMTTWGSAVVEAARAFRAEHGAEPPDGAEASGAVGPADDRYAMHAFGAQFAEARVHIDTGEVRVARLLGVFAAGRIINPRTARSQFVGGMTMGLSMALHEQSVLDPRTGHVVNHDFADYHIAANADVDGIEAHWLPEHDPHVNAMGSKGIGEIGIVGTAAAVSNAVWHACGVRVRNLPITLDKVLHALEQRPGP, via the coding sequence ATGACGTTCCCGAGCGAGCCGGACGCCGTCGGCCGCGATCTGCCCCGCCGGGACGGGCCGGTCAAGGTGCTGGGTACCGCCGGCTACGCCGGTGACGCCCCGTTGGCGGACGCCGCGTACCTGCACGCCGTCCAGGCCACGATCGCGCGAGGTCGCGTCACCGCGCTCGACACCACCGCCGCCGAGGCACTCGACGGTGTGGTCGCGGTGCTCACCCCCGCGACCGCCGAACGCCTGGCCTCCACCGAGGACCGCGAGCTGGCGGTCCTGCAGGACGAGGAGATCGCCTTCCGGGGCCAGGTCGTGGCCCTGGTCGTCGCCGACAGCTCCGAGGTGGCGCGGCACGCGGCCGCTCTCGTCCGGGTCGGCTACGCACCGCAGGCGCACGACGTCGAGCTGCGGGCCGACCGCGACGACCTGTACGCGCCCGAGAAGGTGAACCCGGACTTTCCCGCCGACACCTCCGAGGGCGACGTCGACGCCGCGCTGGCGGCCGCAGCGGTGACCGTCGACGAGACGTACACCACCGCGATGTACCACAACAACCCGATGGAGCCGCACACCACGGCGGCCCTGTGGGACCCGGCGGGTGACGGATTCCTCACCCTGTGGGACTCCACCCAGGGCGTCCACCCGACGCGTGCCGTCCTGGCGCCACTGTTTGGTCTGGACGAGGCGCGGGTGCGGGTGGTCTGCCCGTACGTGGGCGGCGGGTTCGGCTCCAAGGGGCAGCCGCACGTCAACGTGGTGCTCGCCGCGATGGCGGCGCGCGCGGTGCCCGGCCGGCCGGTGCGGATCGCGCTGACCCGGCAGCAGATGTTCGCCCTCGCCGGCTACCGCACGCCGACCGTCCAGCGGTGCCGCCTCGGTGCCGACCGGGACGGCAGGCTCACCGCGCTCGCGGTCGACGTCGTCGAACAGACCTCGCGCATCAAGGAGTTCGCCGAGCAGACCGGGGTGCCCGCGCGGATGATGTACGCCGCGGCGAACCGGCGGACCACGCACCGGCTCGCCGCGCTCGACGTCCCGGTGCCCTCCTGGATGCGCGCACCGGGCGAGTGCCCCGGCATGTTCGGCCCGGAGGTGGCGATGGACGAGCTGGCCGAGCGCCTGGGACTGGACCCGGTCGAGCTGCGGATCCGCAACGAGCCCGCCGTCGAACCCGGCTCCGGCAAGCCCTTCTCCAGCCGCGACCTCGTCGGCTGCCTGCGCGAGGGCGCGGCGCGCTTCGACTGGGCGCGGCGCGATCCGCGGCCCGGGGTGCGCCGCCGCGGCGACTGGCTGGTCGGTACGGGCGTCGCGGCCTCCACCTACCCGGTCAACCGCATGACGAAGTCGACGGCGACGATCCGGCGGGAGGGCGGACGCTACGTCGCCGAGATCGGGGCGGCCGACCTTGGCACCGGCACGTGGACCACCCTGGCGCAGATCGCGGCGGACGCGCTGGGCGTGCCGGTGGACCGCGTGGAGGTGCGGATCGGCGACACCGACCACCCGGTGGCGTCGGTGGCCGGGGGCTCCTCGGGCATGACGACCTGGGGCTCGGCCGTCGTCGAGGCCGCCCGCGCCTTCCGGGCGGAGCACGGGGCCGAGCCGCCGGACGGGGCCGAGGCCTCCGGCGCCGTCGGTCCGGCCGACGACCGCTACGCGATGCACGCCTTCGGGGCGCAGTTCGCCGAGGCGCGCGTCCACATCGACACGGGCGAGGTGCGGGTGGCGCGCCTGCTGGGCGTGTTCGCCGCGGGCCGGATCATCAACCCGCGCACGGCGCGCTCCCAGTTCGTCGGCGGGATGACGATGGGACTGTCGATGGCCCTGCACGAGCAGAGCGTCCTCGACCCCCGCACCGGTCACGTCGTCAACCACGACTTCGCCGACTACCACATCGCGGCCAACGCGGACGTCGACGGGATCGAGGCGCACTGGCTGCCCGAGCACGACCCCCACGTCAACGCCATGGGGTCCAAGGGCATCGGGGAGATCGGCATCGTCGGCACGGCCGCCGCGGTGTCGAACGCGGTGTGGCACGCCTGCGGGGTGCGCGTGCGGAACCTACCGATCACGCTGGACAAGGTCCTGCACGCTCTGGAGCAGCGGCCCGGGCCGTGA
- a CDS encoding xanthine dehydrogenase family protein subunit M, whose protein sequence is MKPFDYLSPVDAAAAVRSVAGNPGAVFLGGGTNLVDHLKLGVVAPELVVGLAGVLPAEVEELDELDGGGLRIGAGVSNSELAADRRVRERFPVLSQALLSGASGQLRNMATVGGNPLQRTRCAYFQDVTTPCNKREPGSGCSAIGGWTRHHAVLGASEHCIAVHPSDMAVAMAALDARVRVLGPAGERTVPFVGLHRLPGGAPERDTVLEHGELITAIDLPAAPIARRSAYRKVRDRASYAFALVSVAAALDVEDGVIVDARVAFGGVAHAPWRAYRAEEALRGAPASERSYRDAADAELAGARPAEGLDGGNAFKIPLLRRTLAATLRGLAGEGSR, encoded by the coding sequence GTGAAGCCGTTCGACTACCTCAGCCCCGTCGACGCCGCGGCCGCCGTGCGCAGCGTGGCCGGGAATCCGGGCGCGGTGTTCCTCGGCGGCGGGACGAACCTGGTGGACCACCTCAAGCTGGGCGTCGTGGCGCCCGAGCTGGTGGTCGGCCTCGCCGGTGTCCTGCCCGCCGAGGTCGAGGAGCTCGACGAGCTCGACGGCGGCGGTCTGCGGATCGGCGCGGGGGTAAGCAACAGCGAGCTCGCCGCGGACCGGCGGGTGCGCGAGCGCTTCCCGGTGCTGTCGCAGGCACTGCTGTCGGGGGCGTCGGGGCAGCTGCGCAACATGGCCACCGTCGGCGGCAACCCGCTGCAGCGGACGCGCTGCGCCTACTTCCAGGACGTCACCACCCCTTGCAACAAGCGGGAACCCGGCTCCGGCTGTTCCGCGATCGGCGGGTGGACCCGGCACCACGCGGTCCTCGGCGCCTCCGAGCACTGCATCGCGGTCCACCCGTCCGACATGGCGGTGGCCATGGCGGCGCTCGACGCGCGGGTGCGGGTGCTCGGTCCGGCCGGGGAGCGCACCGTCCCCTTCGTGGGGCTGCACCGGCTGCCCGGCGGCGCACCCGAGCGCGACACCGTCCTGGAGCACGGTGAGCTGATCACCGCGATCGACCTGCCGGCCGCGCCGATCGCCCGCCGCTCGGCCTACCGCAAGGTGCGCGACCGCGCGTCCTACGCCTTCGCGCTGGTCAGTGTCGCCGCGGCGCTCGACGTCGAGGACGGCGTGATCGTGGACGCGCGGGTCGCGTTCGGCGGCGTCGCGCACGCACCGTGGCGCGCGTACCGGGCCGAGGAGGCGCTGCGGGGCGCCCCGGCCTCGGAGCGGAGCTACCGGGACGCCGCGGACGCGGAACTGGCCGGTGCCCGGCCGGCCGAGGGGCTGGACGGCGGCAACGCGTTCAAGATCCCGTTGCTGCGCCGAACCCTCGCCGCCACCCTGCGCGGCCTGGCAGGAGAGGGGTCCCGATGA
- a CDS encoding (2Fe-2S)-binding protein: protein MQRDITVRVDGVARRLTVDTRTTLLDALRERLGVTSPKKGCDHGQCGACTVLSGARRVLSCLTLAVSQDGAEVVTAAGLAAGAAAGDGPPGAAGDGPPGADGGLHPVQRAFVDCDALQCGFCTPGQVVSAVGALDEFARGWPSAVTEGPGTPRLDRAEVAERMSGNLCRCGAYANIVTAVRQAAGASPAARAVTSRPGGPRETDTEVAG from the coding sequence ATGCAGAGGGACATCACCGTACGGGTCGACGGGGTCGCGCGTCGGCTGACCGTCGACACGCGCACGACGCTGCTGGACGCCCTACGCGAGCGGCTCGGGGTGACCAGCCCCAAGAAGGGGTGCGACCACGGGCAGTGCGGCGCGTGCACGGTGTTGTCCGGGGCCCGGCGCGTGCTCAGCTGCCTGACGCTCGCGGTCTCCCAGGACGGCGCCGAGGTCGTCACCGCCGCAGGGCTCGCCGCCGGGGCGGCCGCCGGCGATGGACCACCGGGCGCCGCCGGCGATGGACCACCGGGCGCCGACGGCGGCCTGCACCCGGTGCAGCGGGCCTTCGTCGACTGCGACGCACTCCAGTGCGGCTTCTGCACCCCGGGGCAGGTCGTCTCGGCGGTCGGGGCGCTCGACGAGTTCGCCAGGGGCTGGCCGAGCGCGGTGACCGAGGGTCCGGGGACGCCACGGCTGGACCGGGCCGAGGTGGCCGAGCGGATGAGCGGCAACCTGTGCCGTTGCGGGGCCTACGCCAACATCGTGACCGCCGTCCGGCAGGCGGCCGGGGCCTCCCCGGCCGCGCGGGCGGTCACCTCCCGGCCGGGCGGCCCCCGGGAGACCGATACGGAGGTGGCGGGGTGA
- a CDS encoding VOC family protein — translation MDEYGKRVEYAVPVLPSRDLDETSDFYSRLGFEPRGRWDGEDSYLIVVRGTVELHFRYDPAVDPLTTAGSCYLQVRDADALHGDWARLGVPIDPATGSRLMPPADTGHRMREFALVDRSGNLLRIGSPSGRR, via the coding sequence GTGGACGAGTACGGGAAACGCGTCGAGTATGCGGTACCGGTCCTGCCGAGCCGGGACCTGGACGAGACCTCGGATTTCTACTCCCGCCTGGGCTTCGAGCCGCGCGGGCGCTGGGACGGGGAGGACAGCTACCTGATCGTCGTCCGGGGCACGGTCGAACTGCACTTCCGGTACGACCCCGCGGTGGACCCGTTGACCACGGCCGGCAGCTGCTACCTGCAGGTCCGGGACGCGGACGCGCTGCACGGGGACTGGGCGCGGCTCGGCGTGCCCATCGACCCGGCCACCGGCAGTCGGCTGATGCCACCCGCCGACACCGGTCACCGGATGCGGGAGTTCGCGCTGGTCGACCGCAGCGGCAACCTGTTGCGGATCGGCAGCCCGTCCGGGCGGCGCTGA
- a CDS encoding M23 family metallopeptidase, with translation MTEPAPFDATDGKTHLSYELLTTSALSSSAPVRLDRVDVEDAGTHQVIGSLSGQALAEAANPVGNPLPGADAYTPPPPAPTPTVIQGSQQWIIWLDLTLDQGRTVPEVLEHHFSGAILTASGPSAFEETVQATPTARTAPLNLSPPVLPGAWYASESCCGNTHHRRGLAPVNGRFGVPQRFAIDWYRVGEQGQAWEGDPTQLTSYLSYRQPVAAAARGRVVEVQDGVPDNPPPHTPPIPPIEDTVGNHITLEVAPGRYLLYAHLQPGSLNVREGDCVEPGQILALIGNSGNSTTPHLHFQVMTTAEFFPTDSPPFTFQQFRVLGQVEPRIWDDNLGLQPTGVLPITPSPYEGPHRAQYPLDREVLEF, from the coding sequence ATGACCGAACCGGCACCGTTCGACGCCACGGACGGCAAGACGCACCTCTCGTACGAACTGCTCACCACGAGCGCACTGTCCAGCAGCGCGCCGGTGCGGCTCGACCGTGTCGACGTCGAGGACGCCGGCACCCACCAGGTGATCGGCTCGCTGAGCGGGCAGGCGTTGGCCGAGGCCGCCAATCCGGTGGGCAACCCCCTGCCCGGTGCGGACGCGTACACCCCACCGCCCCCGGCGCCGACGCCGACCGTCATCCAGGGCTCCCAGCAGTGGATCATCTGGCTCGACCTGACCCTCGACCAGGGCCGAACGGTGCCCGAGGTCCTCGAACACCATTTCTCGGGTGCCATCCTGACCGCCTCCGGCCCCTCCGCGTTCGAGGAGACGGTGCAGGCCACCCCGACCGCCCGCACCGCGCCGTTGAACCTGAGCCCGCCGGTCCTCCCCGGCGCCTGGTACGCCAGCGAGTCGTGCTGCGGCAACACCCACCACCGGCGCGGTCTCGCCCCGGTCAACGGCCGCTTCGGCGTGCCGCAGCGCTTCGCGATCGACTGGTACCGGGTCGGCGAGCAAGGGCAGGCCTGGGAAGGCGACCCCACCCAGCTCACCAGCTACCTGAGCTACCGCCAGCCGGTCGCGGCCGCGGCCCGCGGCCGGGTGGTGGAGGTCCAGGACGGGGTCCCGGACAACCCGCCGCCCCACACGCCGCCCATCCCGCCGATCGAGGACACCGTCGGCAACCACATCACCCTGGAAGTCGCACCGGGCCGCTACCTGCTCTACGCCCACCTGCAGCCAGGCTCGCTCAACGTCCGGGAGGGCGACTGCGTCGAACCCGGCCAGATCCTCGCGCTGATCGGCAACAGCGGCAACTCCACCACCCCGCACCTGCACTTCCAGGTGATGACCACGGCCGAGTTCTTCCCGACCGACAGCCCGCCGTTCACCTTCCAGCAGTTCCGCGTCCTCGGACAGGTCGAACCCCGGATCTGGGACGACAACTTGGGCCTGCAACCGACCGGCGTCCTGCCGATCACGCCCTCACCGTACGAGGGCCCTCACCGTGCGCAGTATCCGCTCGACCGCGAGGTGCTGGAGTTCTGA